In Kogia breviceps isolate mKogBre1 chromosome 19, mKogBre1 haplotype 1, whole genome shotgun sequence, a single genomic region encodes these proteins:
- the CCDC43 gene encoding coiled-coil domain-containing protein 43, with the protein MRSEPVARPVRRCSRRPGGWQDPGPKMAAPSAVAAATSGESGGGGSGFESWLDGRLEALGVDRAVYGAYILGVLQEEEEEEKLDALQGILSAFLEEDSLLNICKEIVERWSETQNVVTKVKKEDEVQAIATLIEKQAQIVVKPRMVSEEEKQRKAALLAQYADVTDEEDEADEKDDSGATMMSTGSEKSLFRNTNVEDVLNARKLERDSLRDESQRKKEQDKLQRERDKLAKQERKEKEKKRTQRGERKR; encoded by the exons ATGCGCAGTGAGCCCGTGGCGCGGCCCGTCAGGCGCTGCAGTAGGCGCCCTGGGGGCTGGCAGGACCCTGGCCCCAAGATGGCGGCGCCCAGCGCAGTGGCCGCTGCTACCTCCGGCGAGAGCGGTGGAGGGGGCAGCGGCTTTGAATCGTGGCTAGACGGACGGTTGGAGGCGCTGGGAGTGGACCGAGCCGTTTACGGTGCCTACATTCTGGGTGTCcttcaggaggaggaggaagaggagaagctgGACGCTCTGCAGGGTATCCTCTCTGCTTTCCTG GAAGAAGATTCCCTTCTTAACATCTGCAAGGAGATTGTGGAACGATGGTCGGAAACTCAGAATGTTGTCACCAAAGTGAAAAAAGAAG ATGAGGTCCAGGCCATTGCCACCCTCATTGAGAAGCAGGCGCAGATTGTGGTGAAGCCCAGGATGGTGTCAGAAGAGGAGAAGCAGAGGAAAGCTGCGCTCCTGGCGCAGTATGCTGACGTGACAGACGAAGAGGA TGAAGCAGATGAGAAGGATGATTCAGGTGCCACCATGATGAGCACTGGTTCTGAGAAAT CTCTGTTTCGAAACACCAACGTGGAAGATGTCCTCAATGCCCGAAAACTGGAGCGAGACTCTCTTCGGGATGAGTCCCAAAGGAAGAAGGAACAGGACAAGCTGCAGAGGGAGAGGGACAAGCTAGCCAAGCAGGAGcgcaaggagaaggaaaagaaaaggactcAAAGAGGAGAGCGAAAGCGATAA